The proteins below are encoded in one region of Paraburkholderia aromaticivorans:
- a CDS encoding host attachment protein: MQQVEVLVNDEYTGTALTEKDREKFAKRVADYLEKGRLHQLYNRLRLAMEAKFLGMVRSNLSEEARRMIFEQISEDLLSLSTQEIGARLRK, from the coding sequence TTGCAGCAGGTCGAAGTTCTCGTCAACGATGAATACACCGGTACGGCCCTGACCGAGAAAGACCGCGAGAAATTTGCAAAGCGAGTTGCCGACTATCTGGAGAAAGGGCGACTCCATCAACTTTACAATCGGCTGCGGCTCGCCATGGAGGCGAAATTTCTCGGCATGGTGCGTTCGAATCTGAGCGAGGAAGCGCGTCGAATGATATTCGAGCAGATCAGCGAAGATCTGTTGTCGCTCAGTACCCAGGAAATCGGGGCGCGTCTGCGGAAGTAG
- a CDS encoding LysR family transcriptional regulator, which yields MDSLNALKVFSRAAELRSFTDAGQQLGLSSSAVGKAVARLEKRLGVRLFHRSTRSITLTHEGHQFLESCRRIFSEIDAIEFGFAQAKGAPTGRLRVSLPMVGMLMMPTLSGFMRAYPEIELDLDFSDHLVDVVNDGFDVVVRTGDASDSRLIARTLGAYRLQLVGAPSYFARAGTPSKPEDLLNHACLHHRYPTSGKLQRWPLVTPASGNDVALPVTASSSTIEPLIALAEEGLGVTCVPDFAIRRQLTDGGLVTVLDEYVEHSGVFRAVWPSSPYVSPKLRVFVDFLAANLLPAADAKRHRTPARGKRS from the coding sequence GTGGACAGTCTCAACGCACTCAAAGTCTTTTCCCGCGCTGCGGAGTTGCGCAGTTTCACGGATGCCGGCCAGCAACTCGGCCTGTCTTCATCCGCGGTCGGTAAAGCCGTGGCACGGCTCGAGAAACGCCTCGGCGTGCGCCTTTTCCACCGCAGCACGCGCAGCATCACGCTGACGCACGAAGGCCACCAATTCCTCGAGAGTTGTCGCCGCATCTTTTCCGAAATCGACGCGATCGAGTTCGGCTTCGCGCAAGCCAAAGGTGCGCCCACGGGCCGGCTTCGCGTGAGTTTGCCGATGGTCGGTATGCTGATGATGCCGACCTTGAGCGGCTTCATGCGCGCCTATCCCGAGATCGAACTCGATCTGGATTTCAGCGATCACCTGGTGGATGTCGTCAACGATGGCTTCGACGTCGTCGTGCGCACCGGCGACGCCAGCGACTCGCGGCTGATCGCGCGCACGCTCGGCGCTTACCGGCTTCAACTCGTCGGCGCGCCGTCTTACTTTGCTCGCGCCGGTACGCCGTCGAAGCCCGAGGATCTGTTGAACCACGCCTGCTTGCATCATCGCTATCCGACCAGCGGCAAGTTGCAGCGCTGGCCTTTGGTGACGCCCGCTTCCGGCAATGACGTGGCGCTGCCCGTCACGGCCTCGTCGAGCACGATCGAGCCGCTGATCGCGCTCGCCGAGGAAGGGCTCGGCGTAACCTGCGTGCCGGACTTTGCGATCCGCCGGCAACTCACCGATGGCGGCCTCGTGACGGTGCTGGATGAATACGTCGAACACAGCGGCGTGTTCCGCGCGGTGTGGCCGTCGAGTCCGTACGTGTCGCCCAAGCTGAGGGTCTTCGTCGATTTCCTGGCGGCAAATCTGCTGCCCGCTGCGGATGCGAAACGGCACAGGACTCCGGCAAGAGGCAAGCGCTCGTAG
- a CDS encoding MFS transporter, whose protein sequence is MKSAHVTSALPAPIYWLALGAFAIGTEGFMISPLLPGLAADLSVKIETAGQLVTVFALAYGLSSPVLTALSGSLNRRTLLLASMIAFALSNVLAMVVPNFWALVGARVLLALSAGLYVPGANALASVIVPPERRGRAIAVVNGGITIAIALGVPLGAVVGHALGWRMTFAGVAGLATLAAAGLVIGLPRDIGAGIPTATLRERIAVARNPVVLATLLTTTLWATGAYTVYTYLSPFLASVTGLAGAQIGMVMFMWGLAAAAGVVTGGNASDRFGPLAVIVPTIALSGLAFATLSISARFLSPGAALMPVLVAIALWGVAHWAFYPAQQARLIDIAGLKVASIVLSLNASFMYIGFSIGAALGALTLAHGGVGSLGWVAAASELAAVLLTLAIVGRPAVMGATCQAERG, encoded by the coding sequence ATGAAATCCGCACACGTTACCTCCGCTCTCCCCGCTCCGATCTACTGGCTGGCGCTCGGCGCTTTCGCGATCGGCACCGAAGGCTTCATGATCTCCCCGCTGTTACCCGGACTCGCCGCCGATCTCTCGGTGAAGATCGAAACCGCGGGCCAGCTGGTCACCGTTTTCGCTCTGGCCTATGGTCTCAGCTCGCCGGTGTTGACGGCGCTAAGCGGCAGTCTGAATCGCCGCACCTTGTTGCTCGCGAGCATGATCGCCTTCGCGCTCTCCAATGTCCTTGCCATGGTCGTGCCGAACTTCTGGGCGCTGGTGGGCGCGCGCGTGCTGCTGGCGCTGTCTGCCGGTCTGTATGTGCCGGGTGCGAATGCGCTGGCGAGCGTGATCGTGCCGCCCGAACGCCGCGGCCGCGCGATCGCGGTGGTCAATGGCGGCATCACGATCGCCATCGCACTCGGCGTGCCCCTCGGCGCGGTCGTCGGTCATGCACTTGGCTGGCGTATGACGTTTGCCGGCGTCGCCGGCCTGGCGACGCTCGCCGCGGCCGGCCTGGTCATCGGGCTGCCGCGTGACATCGGAGCGGGCATTCCGACCGCGACGCTGCGCGAACGCATCGCGGTGGCGCGCAACCCGGTCGTGCTGGCAACGCTGCTGACGACCACGCTCTGGGCCACCGGCGCCTACACGGTCTACACGTATCTCTCGCCGTTTCTCGCCAGTGTCACCGGCTTGGCCGGTGCGCAGATCGGCATGGTGATGTTCATGTGGGGGCTCGCTGCCGCAGCCGGCGTCGTGACCGGCGGCAACGCCAGCGACCGGTTCGGGCCGCTGGCCGTGATCGTGCCGACGATCGCGCTGTCGGGCCTCGCCTTCGCCACGCTGTCGATCAGCGCGCGCTTCCTGTCACCCGGGGCCGCACTCATGCCCGTGCTCGTGGCCATCGCGTTGTGGGGCGTCGCGCACTGGGCGTTCTATCCGGCGCAGCAGGCGCGGCTCATCGACATCGCCGGCCTCAAGGTCGCATCGATCGTGCTGTCGCTCAATGCATCGTTCATGTATATCGGTTTCTCGATAGGCGCCGCGCTCGGCGCACTGACCCTGGCTCACGGCGGCGTGGGTAGCCTCGGATGGGTCGCGGCGGCCAGCGAGCTGGCGGCAGTGCTGCTGACGCTGGCGATCGTCGGACGGCCAGCCGTGATGGGCGCGACTTGCCAGGCGGAGCGCGGATAG
- a CDS encoding cupin domain-containing protein, which yields MIQMIDIGAVAGDTPQGYSNKVLTSVNDHDVHLSVMDAPFFWHFHPDSDETFLVVEGVLTIDVEEGSIDLQAGQLLTVPAGTRHRTRPGGARSVNLTVEKNGATTVQCDAPPHWTGRSE from the coding sequence ATGATCCAGATGATCGATATTGGCGCGGTCGCCGGCGACACGCCGCAAGGATATTCAAACAAGGTACTGACGAGCGTCAATGACCACGACGTCCATTTGAGCGTCATGGACGCGCCATTTTTCTGGCACTTTCATCCGGATTCGGACGAGACATTTCTCGTCGTCGAAGGCGTTCTTACCATCGACGTCGAAGAGGGATCAATCGACCTGCAAGCCGGCCAATTGCTGACCGTGCCCGCAGGTACGCGGCATAGAACGCGGCCTGGTGGCGCACGTTCTGTCAATCTCACGGTTGAAAAGAACGGTGCGACAACTGTCCAGTGCGATGCGCCGCCGCATTGGACAGGTCGTTCTGAGTGA
- a CDS encoding LysR family transcriptional regulator, whose product MNEMTMDWGDVRVFLAIARCGTLGAAARQLGQTQPTMGRRLRALENAVGQALFQRTADGFVLTDEGHAVLSFAERMEEEALAFTRSLAGTTQQLTGSLRVSSSDWFGIHVLTPVFATFLSRHPQLSIELITDSRRYSLSRREADLVFRITPFDEPDVIQRKIMDLNYALYGHADLVAPQAGDGAGQSLITMDSAFEALPDVTWIRRMLPNARVAYASNNRGVQARMCAEGGGFAVLPSALGDNTPGLRRIDLGETPPGREVWLGYHRDLRRLGRLRALIDVVVDRLANAG is encoded by the coding sequence ATGAACGAAATGACAATGGACTGGGGCGATGTCCGCGTGTTTCTCGCGATTGCCCGTTGCGGCACACTCGGCGCAGCCGCGCGCCAACTGGGGCAGACCCAGCCCACCATGGGCCGCCGGCTGCGTGCGCTCGAAAACGCGGTCGGCCAGGCGCTGTTCCAGCGCACCGCCGACGGCTTCGTCCTGACCGACGAAGGCCATGCGGTATTGAGTTTCGCGGAGCGAATGGAGGAAGAAGCGCTCGCGTTCACACGTTCGCTTGCCGGGACCACGCAGCAGTTGACGGGCTCGCTGCGCGTGTCGTCGTCCGACTGGTTTGGCATTCATGTGCTGACACCGGTATTCGCCACGTTTCTGTCGCGGCATCCGCAACTGTCGATCGAGTTGATCACCGATTCGCGACGCTACAGTCTCTCGCGCCGTGAGGCGGATCTCGTGTTTCGCATCACGCCTTTCGACGAACCCGACGTGATCCAGCGAAAGATCATGGATCTGAACTACGCGCTGTACGGGCACGCCGATCTGGTTGCACCGCAGGCCGGCGATGGCGCGGGGCAATCGCTGATCACGATGGACAGCGCCTTCGAGGCGTTGCCCGACGTGACGTGGATTCGCCGCATGCTGCCGAATGCACGAGTTGCGTACGCCAGCAACAATCGTGGCGTCCAGGCGCGCATGTGCGCCGAGGGCGGCGGCTTCGCGGTCCTGCCGTCCGCGCTCGGCGACAACACGCCGGGACTGCGGCGCATCGACCTCGGCGAAACGCCGCCGGGCCGTGAGGTCTGGCTCGGCTACCATCGCGACCTTCGGCGGCTGGGGCGGTTGCGGGCGCTGATCGACGTTGTCGTCGACAGACTCGCCAACGCCGGATAG
- a CDS encoding zinc-dependent alcohol dehydrogenase family protein translates to MTMQALVLSQYNGPLELTTLARPEPLPGQVLVRVAAAGLNPLDTKIRSGGAAHAKHPLPLVLGIDMAGVVEAVGAGVTRFKAGDEVYGMTGGVGGIQGSLAQYAAVDADLLALKPANLSMREAASLPLVFITAYMGIVDRAKLQAGQTVLVQGGAGGVGHVSVQLARALGARVFATASARDHDELTRLGATPIDYAAQNVEQYVAQHTGGAGFEVVADTVGGATLDASFAAVKHFGHVVSALGWGTHALAPLSFREATYSGVFTLHALLSGENRAHHGEMLGEATRLAEAGQLTPRLDPRRFDLRSAEQGYDAISDRSARGKIVVDIE, encoded by the coding sequence ATGACAATGCAAGCCCTCGTTCTCTCCCAGTACAACGGACCGCTGGAACTCACCACCTTGGCGCGCCCCGAACCGTTGCCCGGCCAGGTATTGGTGCGCGTCGCGGCGGCCGGTCTCAACCCGCTCGACACGAAAATTCGCTCAGGTGGCGCCGCTCATGCAAAACATCCGCTGCCGCTGGTGCTCGGCATCGACATGGCCGGCGTGGTCGAGGCGGTGGGCGCGGGCGTGACCCGCTTCAAAGCGGGCGACGAGGTCTACGGCATGACCGGCGGCGTCGGCGGCATCCAGGGTTCGCTTGCACAATATGCCGCCGTCGACGCGGATCTGCTCGCATTGAAGCCCGCCAATCTGTCGATGCGCGAAGCCGCCTCTCTGCCGCTGGTGTTCATCACCGCGTACATGGGAATCGTGGATCGCGCGAAGCTTCAGGCCGGACAAACGGTGCTCGTGCAAGGCGGCGCGGGTGGCGTGGGCCACGTCTCGGTGCAACTTGCGCGGGCGCTCGGAGCGCGGGTGTTCGCCACGGCGAGCGCACGCGATCACGACGAACTCACACGCCTCGGCGCCACGCCGATCGATTACGCCGCGCAGAACGTCGAGCAATACGTCGCCCAGCATACGGGCGGCGCGGGCTTCGAGGTGGTCGCCGACACGGTGGGCGGCGCAACGCTCGATGCATCGTTCGCGGCGGTCAAGCATTTTGGCCATGTCGTCAGCGCGCTCGGCTGGGGTACGCATGCACTCGCGCCGCTGTCCTTTCGCGAGGCGACGTATTCCGGCGTGTTCACCCTGCATGCGCTGCTGAGCGGCGAGAATCGGGCGCATCACGGTGAGATGCTCGGCGAGGCGACGCGCCTCGCCGAAGCGGGTCAATTGACGCCGCGGCTCGATCCGCGCCGCTTCGATCTTCGCTCGGCGGAACAGGGGTACGACGCAATCAGCGATCGCAGCGCGCGGGGCAAAATCGTCGTCGATATCGAGTGA
- a CDS encoding LysR family transcriptional regulator has protein sequence MRKNLDYGLLHAMTAFVRVVDAGTFTSAAEQMELTTAQISRLVSGLEERLRTKLLQRTTRRIALTSAGETYVTQCRDILERVNVAEAYASGATIEPAGRLRVQCMGSFGNYYVVPLIAEFCAAFPKVSIEYATSQYAPALLAEGIDVGIYLSRQLSDSGLVALPLGTVFGVMCAAPAYIKQYGTPRHPRDLANHACIRLINPSVTSEWELMSGKRTYQAQAVGPIIADNPDVLLKTAEQASGIALLPWFTARDSIRDGRLVRVLPSWRSPDVTVSALYPSRHFLDAKTKAWLDMLKARVTPALIKDASMFL, from the coding sequence ATGCGTAAAAATCTGGATTACGGACTGCTTCACGCCATGACGGCGTTTGTCAGGGTGGTGGATGCCGGAACCTTCACGTCGGCCGCCGAGCAGATGGAGTTGACGACCGCACAGATCTCGCGGCTCGTATCCGGCCTGGAAGAGCGCCTGCGCACCAAACTGCTGCAGAGAACGACCCGCCGGATTGCGCTTACCAGCGCCGGCGAGACGTATGTGACTCAGTGCCGGGATATCCTGGAGCGCGTGAATGTGGCGGAGGCGTACGCATCAGGGGCAACGATCGAGCCGGCGGGGCGGCTCAGGGTTCAATGCATGGGTAGCTTCGGGAATTACTATGTGGTCCCGCTGATCGCCGAATTCTGCGCGGCGTTTCCCAAAGTAAGCATCGAGTACGCGACTTCACAGTACGCGCCGGCGCTGCTTGCGGAGGGCATCGACGTGGGCATCTACCTGTCGCGACAACTGTCGGATTCGGGATTGGTGGCGCTGCCGCTGGGTACGGTGTTCGGTGTGATGTGCGCGGCGCCCGCCTACATTAAACAGTACGGTACGCCCCGGCATCCGCGCGACCTGGCGAACCATGCCTGCATTCGGCTGATCAATCCTTCTGTGACCTCGGAGTGGGAACTGATGTCGGGCAAGCGGACCTATCAGGCGCAAGCCGTCGGCCCCATCATTGCGGACAATCCCGACGTCCTTCTGAAGACCGCGGAGCAAGCTAGCGGTATAGCATTGTTGCCGTGGTTCACGGCCAGGGATTCGATACGTGACGGGCGTCTGGTTCGCGTTCTTCCGTCGTGGCGGTCGCCTGACGTCACGGTCTCCGCGTTGTATCCCTCCAGACACTTTCTCGACGCCAAGACCAAGGCGTGGCTCGATATGCTCAAGGCCCGAGTGACGCCCGCGCTGATCAAAGACGCTTCGATGTTTCTGTGA
- a CDS encoding acetolactate synthase large subunit produces the protein MNGAESLLKSLVASDVEVCFGNPGTSEMHFVAALDAVKEMRPVLGLQENVVTGAADGYARMAGKPAATLLHLGPGLANGLSNLHNARRASSPIVNIVGDHASSHARYDAPLASDIAGFARPVSDWVHSSTSARSVGADAARAVRAAREAPGKIATLILPADTAWDPAVEVAAPLPLQPRTHAAGSTIDRVASKLQAGLKAVLLVRGDALLGEGLVAAGKIAAKTGARLVSDTFAPRLERGAGRVQVERLPYFGEHATEFLAETELLILVGARPPVSFFAYPDKPSWLTPDACEIAVLSHPHEDGAAALAALMDAVNARGVEERVVARQAIALSLDGALDAKSIAQIVAMHLPTNAIVADEGVSSTLPYYDLLNNTAPHDFLNLTGGAIGSMMAVSTGASIARPDRKVVTLVGDGSAMYTVQSLWTQARENLDIVTVVFANRGYKVLNNELVRVGASSNGPNSGAMLDLGTPALDWVSIGQGLGVGAVRANSRRAFEQAFASAIAQRGPRLIEAVLE, from the coding sequence ATGAACGGTGCAGAAAGTCTGCTGAAGTCGCTGGTTGCTAGCGACGTGGAAGTCTGTTTTGGAAACCCGGGCACATCGGAAATGCATTTCGTCGCCGCGCTCGACGCGGTGAAAGAAATGCGACCCGTGCTGGGTCTTCAGGAAAATGTCGTGACGGGCGCCGCCGACGGCTACGCACGCATGGCCGGCAAGCCGGCCGCCACGCTTCTGCACCTGGGACCGGGGCTGGCAAACGGCCTGAGCAATCTTCACAACGCGCGCCGGGCGTCCAGTCCGATCGTGAATATCGTCGGGGACCATGCGTCGTCGCACGCACGGTACGACGCGCCGCTCGCCTCGGACATCGCCGGCTTTGCACGCCCGGTGTCGGACTGGGTTCATTCGTCCACGAGCGCCCGTTCTGTCGGCGCGGATGCGGCACGCGCCGTGCGCGCAGCGCGGGAAGCGCCGGGCAAGATCGCGACGCTGATTCTCCCGGCCGACACCGCCTGGGATCCGGCGGTTGAAGTTGCCGCTCCGCTGCCGCTTCAGCCGCGCACACACGCGGCCGGTTCGACTATCGACCGGGTAGCCAGCAAACTGCAGGCAGGCTTAAAGGCGGTCCTCCTCGTCAGAGGCGACGCGCTTCTCGGCGAAGGTCTGGTCGCGGCGGGCAAAATCGCGGCGAAGACCGGGGCGCGGTTGGTGTCCGACACGTTTGCACCACGTTTGGAACGCGGCGCGGGTCGTGTACAGGTCGAGCGGCTTCCCTACTTCGGCGAGCACGCCACTGAATTCCTCGCCGAGACAGAGCTGCTGATTCTGGTCGGCGCGCGTCCCCCGGTCAGTTTCTTCGCGTATCCCGACAAACCCAGCTGGCTCACGCCCGACGCCTGCGAGATCGCCGTGCTAAGTCATCCGCACGAAGACGGCGCGGCCGCACTGGCAGCGCTCATGGACGCCGTGAATGCGCGAGGCGTCGAGGAACGCGTCGTCGCTCGGCAAGCGATTGCCTTGTCACTCGACGGCGCACTCGACGCGAAAAGCATCGCGCAGATCGTGGCCATGCATCTGCCCACGAACGCGATCGTCGCCGACGAGGGCGTTTCGTCGACACTGCCTTACTACGACCTCCTGAATAACACCGCGCCGCACGATTTTCTCAATCTGACCGGCGGCGCGATCGGCAGCATGATGGCCGTGTCGACCGGCGCCTCCATTGCGCGCCCGGACCGCAAGGTTGTAACGCTGGTCGGCGACGGCAGCGCAATGTACACCGTGCAGTCGCTCTGGACTCAGGCGCGCGAGAACCTCGACATCGTGACCGTCGTGTTTGCCAATCGCGGTTACAAGGTGCTGAACAACGAACTGGTGCGCGTGGGCGCGTCTTCGAATGGACCGAACTCGGGCGCCATGCTCGATCTGGGCACCCCGGCGTTGGACTGGGTTTCGATCGGACAGGGCTTGGGTGTCGGCGCCGTCCGCGCGAATTCCCGCCGCGCTTTCGAGCAGGCGTTCGCTTCGGCGATCGCGCAGCGTGGCCCGCGCCTGATCGAAGCAGTGCTCGAGTAA
- a CDS encoding DUF4148 domain-containing protein: MKKAIVCLALAAAALSAPVLSFAQSNGPVTRAEVRSDLVQVERAGYNPARSEDANYPADIQAAEAKVTAQSTHQQAAQGYGGVPANSTSSGGPAHTATQSTCVGPVSFCTPYFGK, from the coding sequence ATGAAGAAAGCTATTGTTTGCCTCGCCCTCGCTGCTGCCGCCTTGTCCGCTCCGGTGCTCAGCTTCGCGCAATCCAATGGGCCGGTGACGCGCGCCGAGGTCCGCAGCGATCTCGTGCAGGTGGAACGGGCCGGCTATAACCCGGCGCGATCCGAAGATGCCAACTACCCGGCCGACATCCAGGCCGCCGAAGCGAAAGTCACGGCGCAATCCACGCATCAACAGGCGGCGCAGGGCTACGGCGGTGTGCCGGCGAACAGCACGTCGTCAGGCGGTCCGGCGCACACGGCGACGCAATCGACCTGTGTCGGTCCGGTCAGCTTCTGCACCCCGTACTTCGGCAAATGA